A stretch of Halichondria panicea chromosome 1, odHalPani1.1, whole genome shotgun sequence DNA encodes these proteins:
- the LOC135343264 gene encoding alpha-1,6-mannosylglycoprotein 6-beta-N-acetylglucosaminyltransferase B-like, with product MMPRPTIPRELKWLFITGLVYVCLCLLLLHTQPSEIPLDVVPGQSSNPPSLVNRSPREHQPIRAQGLNHMTSLVKSHMFTDQGIKLKWIGERIMRLALSWEHAQKAVAMEMGYLFTRPQKILLFPGLLSEYSAYDFAHNAYKGGYLGELVQWGDLIATLHMLGHHVTILTSRKQLSDRVSLKKLEFDVVFTDYIGLFALRDSRHFPLYKCRIRVLDSFGTEPLYQFRTLNFQADETMSMFNNWNFESPRQFWNLFPHTPDNSFLGFVVQTRPLNTTAPVKLNQAVIYGKEAWYRHGNEELLNTVGEFIELHSTFKDPGVDFPAHIINHGVLPPAELQTLLEESKLFVGLGFPYDGPGPLEALAHGCVFLQPSFTPPHSGLNTNFFGGKPTVRELTSQVPYLEHFVGKPYVYTVDATNQSAVREALYEIMAYRDHTPFVPHEFTQQGMLERVGSYLSHQNFCDGFDLALGRPAYSSSCFQTHTPGEAVDGLPDEDSCFWSAPGSSHWWSVDLEDELNIVKIRITNTFEWVLAKTWGAVFLDPFVVTLLNSDGDQVLSRQFTDSRTFYVWDDIHVRARHVRIDSLEHGDGPSYLVLCGVEVFGGSSQHPLWPDLTLLHMLTGKKGVACKDACMSEGLVCEPAYFKAINNHNVLREQLNCTTTDTVQGRFVDFPPALCVESDGAVSPGTCLTNNEPMLFSCAGRHSNYQRLCPCRKFTKGQVAIPPSI from the exons ATGATGCCTCGCCCCACTATACCCAGGGAGCTCAAGTGGCTGTTCATCACTG gtCTCGTGTACGTCTGCCTTTGTCTTCTCCTTTTGCACACACAGCCGTCGGAAATTCCTCTTGATGTCGTaccaggtcaaagttcaaacCCACCCTCTCTAGTCAATCGTAGCCCGAGAGAGCATCAACCAATCAGAGCACAGGGTttaaatcacatgacatctcTCGTAAAATCTCACATGTTCACTGACCAAGGTATCAAATTAAAATGGATTGGCGAAAGAATTATGCG ACTAGCGTTGTCATGGGAACACGCTCAGAAGGCCGTTGCCATGGAGATGGGATATCTATTTACTCGTCCTCAGAAGATCTTATTATTCCCGGGACTGCTGTCTGAGTACAGTGCTTACGATTTTGCTCATAACGCCTACAAG ggtGGATACCTCGGTGAGCTGGTGCAGTGGGGTGATCTGATTGCG ACGCTGCATATGCTGGGACATCATGTGACTATCCTCACCTCACGCAAGCAACTATCAGACAGAGTCAGTCTCAAGA AGTTGGAGTTTGACGTAGTGTTCACTGATTACATTGGTTTGTTTGCCCTGAGGGACAGTCGTCACTTCCCCCTTtacaag TGTCGTATTAGAGTCCTGGATTCATTTGGTACAGAACCACTGT ATCAGTTCCGAACTTTGAACTTTCAAGCGGACGAGACGATGAGCATGTTTAACAATTGGAATTTTGAGAGCCCTCGGCAATTTTGGAACCTTTTCCCGCATACTCCCGACAATTCGTTCCTAGGGTTCGTAGTTCAAACACGCCCACTCAATACAACGGCACCCGTGAAATTGAATCAAGCTGTGATATACGGCAAGGAGGCGTGGTATCGTCACGGCAACGAGGAGCTACTAAACACCGTGGGAGAGTTTATAGAACTACATAGCACTTTCAAG GATCCAGGAGTTGACTTCCCTGCTCATATCATCAACCATGGAGTGCTGCCACCTGCCGAGCTACAGAC gttgCTAGAAGAGTCTAAATTATTCGTGGGCCTTGGTTTTCCGTATGATG gtcctGGTCCACTGGAGGCTCTTGCCCACGGCTGCGTGTTCCTGCAACCATCATTCACGCCCCCACACTCTGGCCTTAACACGAATTTCTTTGGTGGTAAACCAACGGTCAGGGAGCTGACTTCACAAGTGCCATATCTTGAACATTTTGTTGGGAAGCCATAT GTATACACGGTGGACGCGACCAATCAGAGCGCAGTACGGGAGGCACTGTACGAGATCATGGCCTAcagagaccacaccccctttgTACCACACGAATTCACGCAACAA ggcatgTTAGAACGCGTTGGCAGTTACCTCTCCCACCAAAACTTCTGTGATGGCTTTGACCTAGCACTGGGTCGTCCGGCCTACTCCAGCAGCTGTTTCCAGACCCACACTCCGGGTGAGGCAGTGGATGGTCTGCCAGATGAGGACAGTTGTTTCTGGTCTGCCCCCGGTAGTTCTCACTGGTGGAGTGTGGATCTCGAAGATGAACTGAATATTGTTAAAATTCGTATTACCAATACT TTTGAGTGGGTCTTGGCTAAGACTTGGGGGGCGGTGTTTCTCGATCCTTTCGTCGTGACCTTATTGAACTCTGACGGAGATCAAGTGCTGAGTCGACAGTTTACAGATAGCCGAACATTCTATGTATGGGACGATATCCACGTGAGAGCACGACATGTTCGTATAGACTCACTGGAGCACGGAGATG GACCAAGTTATCTCGTACTATGCGGAGTGGAGGTGTTTGGCGGATCCAGTCAACACCCGCTCTGGCCTGATCTCACtctactgcacatgctcactGGGAAAAAGGGCGTGGCTTGTAAAGACGCTTGTATGTCCGAGGGGTTGGTGTGTGAGCCAGCGTACTTTAAAGCCATCAATAATCACAATGTTCTGAGGGAACAGCTCAACTGTACAACCACTGATACTGTCCAGGGGAG GTTTGTGGACTTCCCCCCGGCCTTGTGTGTGGAGAGCGATGGCGCAGTGTCCCCGGGAACTTGCCTCACTAACAACGAGCCAATGCTCTTCTCCTGTGCAG GTCGTCATAGCAACTACCAGAGGCTATGTCCGTGTCGAAAGTTCACCAAAGGTCAAGTGGCCATCCCTCCATCAATATAG